ACTGCATCAGAATTATTTGCCCTctttccccctctctttccgttccatttttttaaacgtattaatttattactattatttcgGTGTAGAAACGGATCTTGTAGAGAGGTTATCCACGAGACAAACAGTACCTAAACCACAATGACGCCCGCTCTACGACTGGactactttttttattgacgataCTTTCGCGAACGGAATTGATGATGctgtcaaatatatattggcGCTGTCAATCGGGATACGAAATGCAATGTGCTTGtcttatgtaatttttttatttcatgggtgttttaaattttcgtGATATTTTCTGTAGCAGTCCCCAAAAATtgaatacatttaatataaatggtTTACCATATTTAAGACAAATACAAcgcactatatatatatattttatgattgtaAAAATCTTGTGGGAATAAagatctataaatatttcactgaaatatcagttttttgcgttaatttactaaattacCTCTGAGTTAATATCTGTTAAAATATCTCtgactatatatacatatatatatgtatatttacagtGATATAGTACACTCTTATTATAgtacagatatatattaaattaggattatatattaaatagtgTATTATTATGTTGTGCATATGTCTTTCATGTAGTTTTCTATTATAGattgaaaaaagtatttaattgtcAAGATAAATGAACAGTGACATTTTACTGTTCTCAATTTTATAATGGAAAAGACGCAAGCTGGAACAGTGCATAATTCAGAATCTAGTTCCCCAGTCACATGTGACGATAGAACTGATAATGATGAACTGtctaaagagaaagaggatgaATTATTATTCGGTGCAGAAGAAGACGGGGACGATGAAGATGCACTGTCCGATGATAGTTTGCGCTTGAGATTATCTGACGATGACGATGCTGAGCAAGAGAACGCTACAACAAAAGACACAAATACTGCGGAATTAAAATCGCAAAGTAGAATAGCTggtatgtaattattattttttatctatgagaagtaaattaacatatattacttgatatatgttattgaataatttctgAATGATACCCtgatatatatgtttctttcCATTGTGTTGAATGGAACTGTCCATAAAATAACTTGCAAGAAgacataaaatgttaaatctaGAAATACCCAAACATAAATGTCacagaagagagaaagaaagagagagagagagagagagagagaaagaaagtagttatattttataaaattaaataaaatggaagTCTTTTTATTCATGGATGTGTCTGCGTTTTTTTGcatctatattaatattagcatttttgttttgtttgcaGAACaaccaattttaaataaaatcgcaGAAAAAACACTATACTCCGACCTGCAGGAGACTGTAAAAGAAGTTTCCAAGTCTGATAGTGAAGAATCAGCGCAGAACGAACATGATACAGGTAAGATCTTTGCGAATGACAAAATTGTTACTAATTACCAAATCAAGTTTTCGTCACATCAAGAATATTGATGCAAATTTTTGAACTGAACTTGTGTAATCACTTCTTATATTGCCCCTCACCCTTAAAACATTGGAAACGAAGGAGGGATCAATCATTTGATCTGTTGCAGCGCCCTTAGATGAATATACATCCGAAAACAAACAAGTACAAGATAATATACGTAAGTCGGAAAATACCAGTGCGACTGCTAatgaatttaatgaaaagtgTACATTCAAATCTAgcaaagatttaaaaattaccgaTGTAAGCAACGCGTGTCCAATTGTAGTATTGAAGGGACATACCGCaatagaaaatgataaattgtCTATAAATAATCATACACACACAAGTAATGTTCGAAATGCAGAACTAACAACTCATAGTGAAGAAAATCTAAAAGAGGCATCCAGCGAtagtaacaaaataatttcgacaaattgtgagcaaaataaattagacAGTGTAGACAGTAATATCCCTTCTGTAGATTCTGCTAATATTAAGATATGTAAGAGTGAAAAATTGGTTACAAATGTGAttgtttctaataataatgatgataattTAGAAGACAAAATAGTAGacaaacatattaaaaataacagtcACTCTCTAAAAAGCTCACATGTCGAACTTAATAATGGTCCAGATTACGTGGATTTAGTCAACTCCGGTAATTCTAAGGATTCATTATCATATATAGATACTATTgcgcataaaaataaaaacaaaaattcagaACCGATGGATGTAACAGAAAGCAAAAGtgtatcaaatatttcaaaattcacaGAAAAAGTGACGAATATTTCATTGATACAagatcaaaatatttcatccaATGTTAAAGACAACGCAGAAGTAACCGAAGACCGTAATGTTGATAAATTTGTAACCCAAactatagataataatttattattaacaaacattttattagtACCTAGCGATGTGGATAATTTTAATAGCGAGAATGGAATGAAAAATGTTGACACGGTCATTCCGAGAAATaaacgaattaaaaaaacaatcaaTACGGTACAAGATCGTACTGAAGAAGATAAACAAGGTaggaaatatttaacattaaaagcGAAATACggtattttatcaatatctaatagaagatttaaaaaaaaatacttaaaaaaattagatacaagaatattaatagttttatatacttttatatactcAGTGAACATGTCtcaaatcgggacataagacgtttTTAAGGCATCATGTGTCCCGATTTGAAACATGGGTCCCAGACAACACAATGTCTAAAATCGAGGACATatgacgtcattaagacgtcatATAtccccgattttggacattgtGTTGTCTGATGGGTAGTCAagtgcaatatattattttctgatttCTAAGTAGATTTATGGATGATTGCATGcaacttttgtaaaaaattttcaagggCGATATATCGCATAAAGTATCctgatatttatatgtatctataataatgtagtaataataatataaaatatgtgataAGTAGAGAAAGAGGATAGAGatgattgttttaaaattatttaattctgtcaGTATCATTTATAACAAAGTATATACCCAGTGAACACAATGTCTCAAATTGGgattaagacgtctttaagacGCATATGTCTCGATTTGATATGCGTTCGGGtacattctaaaataaataatttctcagtACAGTCTGTGTGTTTTGTTGTTGTacgtaaaaatcttttattatgatttatttataatttttactatatattttttaatatacacattaagatatttttgcatttcatTATTACAGAGGAGAGCGGGCGAAAAAGGCGGAAGACGGCTAAAAACGCAGAAGAGATAATCAGGAAAAAGTATCTTAATAGCGACAGTGATTCTACCGATACTACGGAAGAATTCGTAGTAATGAACCACAAACTGAATCCGGATATACGTCCTGCATCACCACCTTCATTAAAACGTAATTGTCCGGAAAACGAGGTTTTTAATGGTAATATTAAGAAAGCGAAAATGAGTACCAAGGGCtcggaagaaaagaaagatgtcACACAATTGTCcttcattgaaaaatttttccggcGGGACCTCAAAGAGAAATTACCAAAACTTACGCAGGAGGTAAACAAAAAgcatttatattgaaataagatatcttttaattacttgtttttaattatatgtttgttGTATGAAAATGAATCTCAATTAATTACGAAAACTAAAACGAttgcttattatatattactgtttAATATGCTTAAGGAATTGGAAGAGCTCCTGATTCAAAAGATTGCCGAAACAATCGCGATGCGCAGTGAAATTGGACAGCTCAGAGAACAAGCTCGCATATCAGAGAAATATCAAGAAACAACGCGTGTGAAGATGCAACAGTTGATGAAGCAAGTGAAGGATTTCGAAATGGTGCTGAATCGTAATGCGATAGACCGTCGTGCGAATCCTGACAAACCTGTCGCgcctataaaaataaatagatctGTAGGCTTGCAAGTCAGCTTTATAACggtatttatttatcgcagAGATATATTTGAACTCATTTTCGCGGTATTCACTTAAAATTATGTTGGTCGATTAAATGCTCTACTCATTAGGAACACGGAATGCAGAATCTACGGCAAACCGCGAATCTCAAGCCTGCAGCAAACACAACGAACATCAGCACCACTTCTCCACCTACTGAGGCAAATAACAATGTAACAAGTCCAAGACGCGGtggaattaaaataagatcGCCCCGACCTGTAGTAACCGTCTCTACTCCTATAATCACGCAGAATCATCCGGCTCAAACGGCGTCTGTTATTTCCACTGTGACGCCCGCAGCTTTGGTTGTTGCTAAACCTTTAGAAGCATCACACACCCTAACGTTGTCCAACCAGCCTAGCGGTATTCAGCCAATCTTACCTGCTGTAAGTAACACAAGACTTAATCTAATACTATTTATAACCGATATAAATcagaaaacttattttatgacatcgcattaatttaatttatgcaaattttgcaGCCGCAACAGCAAATTCAGTCGCAGCCACATCAGACTATTGTTCTAAATGgcaaaatacaaaatcaaGGAAATCGTCCGATAGCTCCGAAACCAAGAAATAACGATCTTATTGATCTTACGgacgaggaagaaaagaataaatgtatgttaatctatttttcatctatttttgTATATGCGTATTTACATGTATACAGATGGCGCATGCTTTAAGGCCATAATCTATCTTCATCACGACGCGTGATAATAAACATCTGTAATTATCACGTTTTCCTCATTATCTAACATGTTCTATATTGTAATAGCAAATGCGAAAGTTAAGACTACAGCATCTACAATTGAACAGCAATTGAATATAACATCGAAACCTGCGCAATCTTTCCAAAGGGTAATACAGACATTACCGGCAAACGTAGCAATTACGACGCAGCCGACTAGTATAAAAGTGATAACGACTAATCAACAGCCAGTATCAACTGCTCTCGTTGTAAGCATTTTTTTCCCATCTATTGTACATgtgtaatatttatgtaataccccgagaggaaaaaatttataaaattatatgacaaaATCTAGATAAAATTAGGAATGCCGCAATTATGAATGCTGAATATATACAACaatgctattaaaaatttagattttttgacaaatatttgcacaatttatttctaaatagtGTTTCAGTAAGACAGCAACGTTATAAGGAATGATCTTAGCGGAATATTGCAAAGTTAAATCTGAAGAAAttgcgaaaataatttcaagataattgagaaatatagTTGAGTTTTATTATGTGTTACTCCTGTATTACGTAGCATATTCTGTATTTGCTGGGTCGCCGATAGATGACATCTTTTCTCGTAAAACATGATGAATGTAATTGTTGTATGTATATCGATATTTGCTGGagtaatttttgcttttaaatgttgaaataattgtgcaaaatttaaacctaaaattgaatttattaacttttgtacaaatatcatttagaaattttataccGGCAAGAACGCTACGTTATGAGGAATCATCTTAGCGCAATAATTGTGAAATTTCTCTCAATTGAATGATGCAATTATTGCACAATATTTGTGTAATTTTCCTATCGGGGTAGTATTTAAAAAGGAACAAAGGAGATgtgtgattatatatattatattaatttttttagaataatgtGAATCCGCCTAGACTGCAGGCGTATGTGATGCAAAGTAGTGGCACAGGTTCGCCAAGACAAGTATTGATAGCATCAAATTCTAATCAGCAAGTACAGGTTAGTAGTAACAATTTCTCGCCAGAAAACTTCTTTCTGAGAATAAGAAAGTTATTGTAatgttgttttatataaacaagaaattcaaatattttctagatACGACCTGTGAGCACACCTAATAGGCCACCGTTTTCAACTGTTACTTATAAgggtaattaaattatatgaaagaaaagaaattgtattaatacgcaatctttttttttgtacattattaCAATACTACGATTTAGAAGAACTACAGTGAAAAATGgttacaaaaaatatgatgCTCGTCGCAGTGTTTAACATTGTGTTATttacttcattattttatcaacaGGAGTATCAACACTCGCGAATGGTACTGTGCGCCTACTAACCACGCCTACAGTTCTACAGATAAATAAGGTGAATATCCGATAGCAATTGATGCTAACTCGTACGACATTTGTTTATCGAACGCGATTATGATTTTAGTACTGTTTTATTTCAGCATCCGGCGCCACTGCCAGACATTCCAACTTACGCAACGACACCTGGCTGGAAGCTTCCACCGCCCGCACCATCGTTGAAGATTTCAAAAGTCTCGAATGGTAAACTATATGAATGTctctattttatacaaataattcaaattcaaCTTTCAAGCTACGAAATTCTCAATATAACTTTAATGTCGCATAGGCATAGTGTTATCCTGGAACATGAATCTAACGGATAAATATGCGGATATCGCCAGTTATCAATTGTACGCTTATCAGGAAGTCGCTGGTGTGAGTCCTAGCACTTCACTGTGGAAGAAAGTGGGGGATGTGCGCGCACTTCCGCTGCCTATGGCGTGTACCTTGACTCAGGTAAATTGAAAACATCAATGTTGTAAACTCGTCAAAGGGATAGAACGAGCCTCGTGCGTTGTTTGGAATTCGCAATACTAATGAGAGCAATATTCTTGTTACAGTTTTCCGAGGGTAACAATTATTACTTTGCGGTCAGAGCGGTTGATACACATTCTCGAAAAGGACAGTACAGTACACCTGGCAATATCTCCCTGTAAAGGAGCAACATCAAGTTTCGAGATCTCCgttctttctctatttctgTTTTGTTACTCTTTACACTTGCGTTCAACGCGTACTTGtgataaaaatagtttttagaTAACGTCTCACAATAACACGGTACATTATAATGGATCTGACTCGACGATTGATTTTATAGCTAATGTCCCTCTTGAATTATTGAACTCAAATACGATAACTTCAGTTGATATTATGCCCATAAATGCTTCCAATcgcacatataatttattgtatataatttctgaTTTCGTAATATGtatcttgtttcttttttattcatttcttttaacaggtgaattttaattcattctttCGGGGCAAAATATTGATGTTAcaacataattgtaatttcttgaagacatttttatgataaattcatgaagttatttgaatttttgccTTCTGGTTTCTTGCCTTCTGGTTTATTGCTTATAAAACTGTCGCAGTGCATAAAGATACAGAATtctagtaaaaaaatttcacacACTTCAAATATACGTAATGGTATTCGAAGACTGGTTTTGaaggaaatatattattcgagCCCATTTGAAGATTCTAAGACAACGACGTACT
The nucleotide sequence above comes from Temnothorax longispinosus isolate EJ_2023e chromosome 4, Tlon_JGU_v1, whole genome shotgun sequence. Encoded proteins:
- the Wde gene encoding uncharacterized protein Wde isoform X2, with the protein product MEKTQAGTVHNSESSSPVTCDDRTDNDELSKEKEDELLFGAEEDGDDEDALSDDSLRLRLSDDDDAEQENATTKDTNTAELKSQSRIAEQPILNKIAEKTLYSDLQETVKEVSKSDSEESAQNEHDTAPLDEYTSENKQVQDNIRKSENTSATANEFNEKCTFKSSKDLKITDVSNACPIVVLKGHTAIENDKLSINNHTHTSNVRNAELTTHSEENLKEASSDSNKIISTNCEQNKLDSVDSNIPSVDSANIKICKSEKLVTNVIVSNNNDDNLEDKIVDKHIKNNSHSLKSSHVELNNGPDYVDLVNSGNSKDSLSYIDTIAHKNKNKNSEPMDVTESKSVSNISKFTEKVTNISLIQDQNISSNVKDNAEVTEDRNVDKFVTQTIDNNLLLTNILLVPSDVDNFNSENGMKNVDTVIPRNKRIKKTINTVQDRTEEDKQEESGRKRRKTAKNAEEIIRKKYLNSDSDSTDTTEEFVVMNHKLNPDIRPASPPSLKRNCPENEVFNGNIKKAKMSTKGSEEKKDVTQLSFIEKFFRRDLKEKLPKLTQEELEELLIQKIAETIAMRSEIGQLREQARISEKYQETTRVKMQQLMKQVKDFEMVLNRNAIDRRANPDKPVAPIKINRSVGLQVSFITEHGMQNLRQTANLKPAANTTNISTTSPPTEANNNNHPAQTASVISTVTPAALVVAKPLEASHTLTLSNQPSGIQPILPAPQQQIQSQPHQTIVLNGKIQNQGNRPIAPKPRNNDLIDLTDEEEKNKSNAKVKTTASTIEQQLNITSKPAQSFQRVIQTLPANVAITTQPTSIKVITTNQQPVSTALVNNVNPPRLQAYVMQSSGTGSPRQVLIASNSNQQVQIRPVSTPNRPPFSTVTYKGVSTLANGTVRLLTTPTVLQINKHPAPLPDIPTYATTPGWKLPPPAPSLKISKVSNGIVLSWNMNLTDKYADIASYQLYAYQEVAGVSPSTSLWKKVGDVRALPLPMACTLTQFSEGNNYYFAVRAVDTHSRKGQYSTPGNISL
- the Wde gene encoding uncharacterized protein Wde isoform X1, with product MEKTQAGTVHNSESSSPVTCDDRTDNDELSKEKEDELLFGAEEDGDDEDALSDDSLRLRLSDDDDAEQENATTKDTNTAELKSQSRIAEQPILNKIAEKTLYSDLQETVKEVSKSDSEESAQNEHDTAPLDEYTSENKQVQDNIRKSENTSATANEFNEKCTFKSSKDLKITDVSNACPIVVLKGHTAIENDKLSINNHTHTSNVRNAELTTHSEENLKEASSDSNKIISTNCEQNKLDSVDSNIPSVDSANIKICKSEKLVTNVIVSNNNDDNLEDKIVDKHIKNNSHSLKSSHVELNNGPDYVDLVNSGNSKDSLSYIDTIAHKNKNKNSEPMDVTESKSVSNISKFTEKVTNISLIQDQNISSNVKDNAEVTEDRNVDKFVTQTIDNNLLLTNILLVPSDVDNFNSENGMKNVDTVIPRNKRIKKTINTVQDRTEEDKQEESGRKRRKTAKNAEEIIRKKYLNSDSDSTDTTEEFVVMNHKLNPDIRPASPPSLKRNCPENEVFNGNIKKAKMSTKGSEEKKDVTQLSFIEKFFRRDLKEKLPKLTQEELEELLIQKIAETIAMRSEIGQLREQARISEKYQETTRVKMQQLMKQVKDFEMVLNRNAIDRRANPDKPVAPIKINRSVGLQVSFITEHGMQNLRQTANLKPAANTTNISTTSPPTEANNNVTSPRRGGIKIRSPRPVVTVSTPIITQNHPAQTASVISTVTPAALVVAKPLEASHTLTLSNQPSGIQPILPAPQQQIQSQPHQTIVLNGKIQNQGNRPIAPKPRNNDLIDLTDEEEKNKSNAKVKTTASTIEQQLNITSKPAQSFQRVIQTLPANVAITTQPTSIKVITTNQQPVSTALVNNVNPPRLQAYVMQSSGTGSPRQVLIASNSNQQVQIRPVSTPNRPPFSTVTYKGVSTLANGTVRLLTTPTVLQINKHPAPLPDIPTYATTPGWKLPPPAPSLKISKVSNGIVLSWNMNLTDKYADIASYQLYAYQEVAGVSPSTSLWKKVGDVRALPLPMACTLTQFSEGNNYYFAVRAVDTHSRKGQYSTPGNISL